From a region of the Athene noctua chromosome 14, bAthNoc1.hap1.1, whole genome shotgun sequence genome:
- the TMEM9B gene encoding transmembrane protein 9B, producing MAARCGGWARLCWLLALAALAGPGAEAKNSEDVRCKCICPPYKDHSGQIYNKNVSQKDCDCLHVVEPMPVPGPDVEAYCLRCECKYEERSSVTIKVTIIIYLSILGLLLLYMVYLTLVEPILKRRLFGHSQLIQSDEDIGDHQPFANAHDVLARSRSRANVLNKVEYAQQRWKLQVQEQRKSVFDRHVVLS from the exons ATGGCGGCCCGCTGCGGCGGCTGGGCGCGCCTCTGCTGGCTGCTGGCGCTGGCCGCTctggcggggcccggcgccgagGCCAAG AATTCTGAAGATGTCCGATGTAAATGCATCTGCCCACCTTACAAAGACCATTCAGGCCAAATTtacaacaaaaatgtttcacagaaagactG TGATTGTCTTCATGTGGTTGAGCCTATGCCTGTCCCTGGACCTGATGTAGAAGCATACTGTTTACGTTGTGAATGCAAGTATGAAGAGAGAAGCTCTGTCACAATTAAG GTTACAATCATCATATACCTGTCAATTTTGGGCCTACTTCTTCTGTACATGGTGTACCTTACACTGGTGGAACCTATACTGAAGAGACGTCTCTTCGGACATTCACAGCTCATACAAAGTGATGAAGACATTGGG GATCACCAGCCTTTTGCAAATGCACATGATGTGCTGGCTCGTTCTCGGAGCCGCGCCAATGTATTGAACAAAGTGGAGTATGCCCAGCAGCGTTGGAAGTTACAGGTCCAAGAGCAACGCAAATCTGTCTTTGACCGTCATGTTGTGCTGAGTTAA